The Oncorhynchus tshawytscha isolate Ot180627B linkage group LG08, Otsh_v2.0, whole genome shotgun sequence genome window below encodes:
- the LOC112246826 gene encoding kinesin light chain 1 isoform X5 codes for MRENMSTMVCLKEEEDPGEKLSQDEIISRTKQVIQGLEALKQEHNSILEGLLGTLRCLKQENQGVLVEEKSLMIRKSLEMLELGLSEAQVMMALSGHLSSVESEKQKLRAQVRRLCQENQWLRDELAGTQQKLQKSEQSVAQLEEEKKHLEFMNQLKKYDEDLSPSEEKDSDSSKENLDDLFPDDQDDQPPGIQQPHGSAAAAAAQQGGYEIPARLRTLHNLVIQYASQGRYEVAVPLCKQALEDLEKTSGHNHPDVATMLNILALVYRDQNKYKEAANLLNDALAIREKTLGRDHPAACVSDSPWTSSSLSADSEQQRWLLHSTTWLCSTGNGGSTRKRSPFARGLWRYGRRFWVRTTQTLPSS; via the exons ATGCGTGAGAACATGTCCACCATGGTGTGTTTGAAGGAGGAGGAAGACCCTGGGGAGAAGCTGTCACAGGATGAGATCATCTCCAGGACCAAGCAGGTGATCCAGGGCCTGGAGGCTCTGAAGCAGGAGCACAACTCTATCTTGGAGGGCTTGCTGGGCACGCTGCGCTGCCTGAAGCAGGAAAACCAGGGTGTCCTGGTGGAGGAGAAGTCCCTCATGATCCGCAAGTCCCTGGAGATGCTGGAGCTGGGCCTGAGCGAGGCACAG GTGATGATGGCGCTGTCGGGCCACCTGAGCTCTGTGGAGTCGGAGAAGCAGAAGCTGCGGGCACAGGTTCGTCGGCTGTGCCAGGAGAACCAGTGGTTGAGGGATGAATTGGCGGGCACCCAGCAGAAGCTGCAGAAGAGTGAGCAGAGCGTGGCtcagctggaggaggagaagaaacaccTGGAGTTCATGAACCAGCTCAAGAAGTACGACGAGGATCTGTCGCCATCG GAGGAGAAGGACTCTGACTCCAGTAAAGAGAATCTGGATGATCTGTTCCCAGACGACCAGGATGACCAACCTCCTGGCA TCCAGCAGCCCCACggtagtgcagcagcagcagcagcccagcAGGGAGGCTATGAGATCCCGGCCCGCCTGAGGACCCTTCACAACCTGGTGATCCAGTACGCCTCCCAGGGCCGCTACGAGGTGGCCGTGCCCCTCTGCAAACAGGCCCTGGAGGACCTGGAGAAGACCTCCGGACACAACCACCCAGACGTGGCCACCATGCTCAACATCCTGGCCCTGGTCTACAG GGACCAGAATAAATACAAAGAGGCAGCCAACCTGCTGAATGACGCCCTGGCCATCAGGGAGAAGACTCTGGGCAGGGACCATCCAGCG GCTTGTGTCTCTGACTCTCCCTGGACATCCAGTTCCCTCAGTGCAGACTCAGAGCAGCAGAG GTGGCTGCTACACTCAACAACCTGGCTGTGCTCTACGGGAAACGGGGGAAGTACAAGGAAGCGGAGCCCCTTTGCAAGAGGGCTCTGGAGATACGGGAGAAG